A window of Watersipora subatra chromosome 10, tzWatSuba1.1, whole genome shotgun sequence genomic DNA:
GAAATCCACGCTGAGTTGAGAGCTATTATATTAGTAATGTAATCTTGCTGGTATTCATAGACAGCAGAGCATTAGGATTAAACTCCTTTCTAATGAGTATCCAAAGAGTTATATGGAAGGGTAACAGATCTATAATTATACTTGTGAGAAAACTCTTTTTATGGCTAATATTAGGCTGCCTTAAACCAATGCCGTCAAAAGTGTATAATAATGCATTAAATAATGCATTAACTGGATGGTAGGCTCTGTAACCTTAGTGAAAAAGACTTAAGATTTATCTTTGACCTATCTAACTGTAAGTGCGCAAGTGTGCAGTATGATTATATGTAGTTTCAGGAAAAACTCTAGTTTAAAGTTGCCTGCTTTATACAACCatattttaaactacatatacaTAGACTGCCGCTGTCTCGTCTACTTTTAAAACAACTACTCTAACTGGCTGTGTAGCTTGTTGTTTATTGTACTTTCTGTTATTGTGGTGTTTCCAAGTAAATTCTGGGCAACCTCAAGTTTAATATCTTTTCATGATTTCTTTCAGCTTGAGCTTGCTTCTCTCAGCCTTCTCCATCAAGGTTAACTACTACTTGTTCTGTACTACACTTGGTTTCATGTTTGGGATAGGATATGGGTTCATGTACACTCCTCCAATCACACTCGTTATGAAGGTAATACAAATAGTATGTCAGAAACATGTGTAAGACAGCAATAGCAAGACGGAGATATCTACGGTTTGAAGCCTAACCAATATTTCAGGTTATACTGATGATAATATTAACATCTGAAATGGTCTACGCTGTTGGCAAGAGACCCTGTAGACAGTTAAAtgtagaaataaaaataattagtgaCAATAAAATCAACCAAAGATTTTGGTAACACATTAAATATCTTCTATTTGGTCTGTATTGCCATTTATAGCATCATTTTACAATAACgaaacttttacaaaattatgtTGTTCTTGCACAACATCAAGGAAAGTAAAAATAAGAATTCTctaagatttatctgctcttaACTAAAACAACAAATCTATGATAAAGTATGAGCTTTACTAATACCAAGATCATGAGCTTCTAAGTTTCACTTGTTTAGAAAAGACTGGCAAGTAGCCAATTTACTTACATTTCAGTCCTACTTTTGGAATGGAAAACAGGAAGTTTCAAATACAACTATACATTATCACGAAAAACTGTGGTTTGGGGTTCAATagaactttttaattttaaatctccACTAATGCAAAGTTCCTAGCCTGTAAAAAAGCATATTTACACTACAACTGCAAGAAATCTCATTGTGCGTAAAAAACCTCAAAATTagcatcaaattttttttaatttgcaatttttttgaaaCAAACTAATAACAATGTCAAACATATATAATAACTGCTGGCctcttttacattttttaccaAACACTAGATTCTACCAGCCAAACTCACAGCAACTGTTAAAACTTCTAGCAATATCACATCTCCCTTTTTACAGAGCAAATCTTACAAATGAAGAGAGTTAGAGGTACTAAAAAAGATCGCTGATTTAATAATTTCATCTAATCATTCAACTCAGTATTTTTGTCTCAGAAATTTGTTTTTTGCTTTGAGCTGTGTTTTGCAGTGGTTTCCAAATTACCAGACAACTATGGCAGCCATTGTCCTTTTGGGACCTTCCACTGGTGGACTAGTGTTTAATCAAATAGAAGATGCTTATGCAAACCCTACAAATGTAAAAGCAGACCAAGTTACCACCTTGAATGTCACAGACTCAGACAGGTTAGTACACAATACATTAAGTTTATGAAatagcaaaaaagaaacattttgtttaaaaagtttgcaaaaaatgaTGGTGatttttggaaaaataaaaaataaacaacaaatttttatttcttgtTTACAGCTTGTTttgtatagtaatatattatatatatagtaatgacacaaattgacaaaaaaagtttttgatgaAAACAATGTGACTGActacaacatttaaaaattattctgTTTTGCTATTACAATATGTTTTAACTGTTCGATTACTTATTCAGCTTAAACTTGTTAGCAATCAATTGAAAATTTATTCGGTTGAACTTGCTAAATATATGAGATTAATTTCTTGTTAAAGTCAGagtttacattttttgttagtgaattttgttttaagtttttttaactTTGGCAGTCATAGATTGAGACTCTTATTTTGCAACCTACTTTCTAGCTGCTGCCTGtcatgaaaagttttttttatatgcTGTTGCTAAAACAATACTGAACAGGAAACACCTGATAGTAGTGAAACACCTGTAGTCTGATTGACTGCAAACAACTAAAGGGGTCTGATTGACAGCAAACAACTAAAGTAGTCTGACTGACATTAAACAACTAAAGTATTCTGATTGACAGCAAGCAATTAAGTATTTTGATTGACAGCAAGCAATTAAGTATTTTGATTGACAGCAAACAACTAAAGTACTCTGATTGACAGCAAACTACTAAAGTAGTCTGAATGACAGCAAACAACTAAGGTAGTCTGATTGACAGTAAGCAGCTAAAGTAGTCTGACTGACAGCAAACAACTAAAGTAGTCTGAATGACAGCAGACAACTAAAGTTGTCTGATTGACAGCAAACAACTAAAGTAGTTTGATTGACAGCAAACAACTATAATAGTAGTCTGATTGACAGCAAACAACGAAAGTAGTCTAACTGACATCAAACTACTAAAGTACTATGATTGTCAGCAAACAACTAAAGGAGTCTGATTGACAGCTAACAACTAAAGTAGTCTGATTGACAGCAAACAACTAAAGTAGTCTGATTGAcagcaaacaattaaaataatttgattgACAGTATACAACTAAAGTAGTTTGATTGACATCAAACAGCTAAAGTCGTCTTATTGACAGCAAACAACTAAAGTTGTCTGATTGACAGCAAACAACTAACTAAAGTTGTCTGATTGTCAGCATACAACTAAAGTTGTCTGATTGTCAGCAAACAACTAAAGTTGTCTGATTGAGCATACAACTAAAGTTGTCTGATTGACAGCAAACAACTAACTAAAGTTGTCTGATTGTCAGCATACAACTAAAGTTGTCTGATTGACAGCAAACAACTAAAGTGGTCTGATTGACATCATACAACTAAAGTTGTCTGAATGACAGCATACAACAAAAGTAGTCTGATTGATATCAAACAACTAAAGTAGTCTGATTGATATCAAACAACTAAAGTAGTCTGATTGACAGCAAACAACTAAAGTTGTCTGATTGTCAGCAAACAACTAAAGTTGTCTGATTGACAGCATACAACAAAAGTAGTCTGACAGCAAACAACTAAAGTAGTCTGATTGATAGCAAACAACTAAAGTAGTCTGATTGATATCAAACAACTAAAGTAGTCTGATTGATATCAATTTGATATCAATCAGACTACTTTAGTTGTTTGATATCAATCAGACTACTTTAGTTGTTTGATATCAATCAGACTACTTTAGTTGTTTGATATTATCAAACAACTAAAGTAGTCTGATTGATATCAAACAACTAAAGTTGTCTGATTGACAGCAAACAACTAAAGTTGTCTGATTGACAGTAAATAACTGAAATAGTCTAATTGACAGCAAACAACTAAAGTAGTCTGATTGACAGCAAACAACTAAAGTTGTCTGATTGACAGCAAACAACTAAAGTAGTCTGATTGACAGTAAATAACTGAAATAGTCTAATTGACAGCAAACAACTAAAGTAGTCTGATTGACAGCAAACAACTAAAGTTGTCTGATTGACAGCAAACAACTAAAGTAGTCTGATTGACAGCAAACAGCTAAAGTAGTCTGATTGACAGCATACAACTAAAGTAGTCTGATTGACAGCAAACAACTAAATTTGTCTGATTGACAGCAAACAACTAAAGTTGTCTGAATGAAAGCAAACAACTAGTGTAATTGACAGCAAACAACTAATGTTGTCTAATTGGCAGGTACTTTGAAGATGAGAAGATTTTGGATAGGATTCCATCATTATTGATGGTCATAGCTGGTGTGAGTCTTGCTATGCAGATAATTGGAATTACATTTCTATTTCCTCCTCCGCAAAACGGAGAAGAAGAAAATCAAAATATAAAGGAGAATCATGAAAAAGAGAGCCTCCTTAGCTCGGAAAAAAaaaggtacatacatgtatgttgctaGAATAGGGAGGTTTGTGATCTACTACTTACTGGTTTTGATACAAACAACTAACGTCATCTAACCTTCAGCGCTTTTTTTGGAAATCTAATGCTATTGTGACATTTTGTAATTAGTATAGTTTGTTGTAGCTAATTAGATTGTGCATGAAAGTaagaaattcacaagaaaattacttaaaataaaaattcacaAGCAGATGAACTGAGatttaattgtatatataatctAGCAACTGCTAAATTATAACGCTGCTAACAATTCTAGGAATTATTTACAGTTTACATTTTTAACAATCCACCATCAGTCTCTAGGTAATAATTTTATGCACAACATAGCGTTTTGCCATTACAACTCATGGCTTTTCTTACATCTTTAGGCTGGTTATTTCTCAGCTAGTGTTTTGCAAAATATACGGAAAAAGGATTTGCATGTGCAATAGACAACACAAATTGTTTGGGCTATCAGTTTTTGATACCAAGCTGCCTTAATTCTAAAAGCTTTAACAAAAATGTTAGCTTTTTGGCTTTGTAAAAGTTTTAAGTGCCATCATCGATAGGCATATTTTATGTACATTAATATTGTTTGCAGCTTTTTATTCATAAATGTATTTGTCCAATAATAAGGTtcaatattaaaccttttgaaatGTAAGCAATGTTAAGAAATTTTTCAAGCTAGTTTTTATGGCAGGCCAGGTTCATTGACTATTCCAGGTTTTTATAACTTCTATATTAGGAGTTGTTACTTTTTATAGAGTTGCTATGCCTTCATAGAAGCTTATTTTTTCATGAGTTTTTATTCTTGCATGGGGGTTGTTATTCCTTTATAGAAGTTGTTTTTTTTAGGAGCTGTTATTCCTTCCAAACTAAAAGTTGTCCTTTCTTGTTAGAGTTTTTATTCTTGTGTGGGAGTTTTTGATCCTTTTTAGGAGTTATTATTTCAGCGTAGAAGTTTGTATTCCTGCATAGGATTGTACAAAAGTGCTTTGTGCAGTCAAGGAAAGTTAGATGGAATTTTGGTCTTTTAGCTGATTTAAGATAAAAGCCTAAACAGCCAATTATAAAGTAATTTAGTTTTCACTTACTAAACGAACTATATCAAACTCACAAAAAATTACCAAATTTATAATCACTGAAAAATATTAGTGGTCTCTGGGATAGAAACTTTTTTATAGCTGAATAAAAACCAAAAGAATTGTCTAATCGAACCACATTTTTATATCTGTCTAAAAAAAAGGTTTCGTAAAGGCATATTCACTGACTACTACCATTTATTATGCAACTTAAACCACAAGATATTTTTGATGAACCATGCTCTTCAATCTGTTCTAATCTCCCGATTGGCTGTCAGGGTATCAAAAACATCACACTCCATATGTGAATATGTACTTGACCTAGcctcaatttttttcaatttttgataTTCTCGATGATTGCCTAGCACTACCATGAAAAAACCCAGCACCATCGACAAGTACTGACTAGCCCTAGTGATGCAATGACTTGAGTTACTTGAGACAATGGTGAATAAAAAGCAGAAACTGCAAATCTCAGCAGTGGTTGTAAATTCAATAGTCATTATCTCACTTATTTTCAATAAGCTTCCGGCTCTCAGGGCACAAAAGATTGTAGTACAGCTCAACAAGATAATcactttaaatatttatttgattgtaTGCGTGTGAGTGCTGGAATTTGAAAACTCTCTTGTCCATATTTTCGTGTCAAAATTTTGTCCTATGAACTTTGACAAACTAGTCCTAGCATTGTAATTAGATAAATGAACACCCCTTTTAACCACATGCTGATAGCTTTGACCTATTTATCTTCTTCCTTGCGTCATGCTAACTTGATAGCGTTCTATCTCTAGATTCGCATTCTATTCTTCTATCTACGGTTATTAAATGTAATGATACTGTCTATTGTTTTATGGTGCCTTTTGAAGTTTGACTTGCTTATGCAGATATTGTTAGTCTCAGGTCACCTGTTTCCACATTTCGACATTCTGAGCATGTTCCTTTTATTGAACGAAAAACAAGTGTTTCTGTGTGCCTGTAGGTACCCAGTCCTCATCCCGTCTTTTAAGCTTATTAGGATTAGTATATTTTAAACACTTTATTAGCTTGTCAAATCATCGTTACAGTATCGTTTTGATATTTCATAGCCCTATATTATAGTCAGATTTAACAAAGCTTTACCATAATACTGCTTGATAAGAAAGACAATATAaacttaaattttatatttttagtatagAGAGCGATTCAAACGATGATGATGAGGAACCCAAAAAACATTTGTCAACAGCAAGACGTACAATTAACCAAGCCTTTGGACTTGAAAAGTCAACCAAAAAAGTTGTTAAAGAAATCGATACAGCTCCTATTCATCGTACAAAGTTTTGGGATTTGACGATACGGCAGTCCGTCGTGCAGAGACcttttatcatattttgggTCCTGATGCTAATCAACTGCACGTCTCTGAACCTCATCACAGGCCTCTACAAAGGATATGGATTAAACAAAGTAGTGAATGATGACAGATTTCTCACTCTCGTAGGATCAACAGCCTTACTTTTCACCGCCCCTGCAAAAATCGCAATgggacttttgtcagacaaactGTCCAATAGGGTGAGTGATAGCAATTGCAAAACCATGATATTACCATCTTTAACCTTTTTTGCTGCCAGAATTAGTGAGTGGGCCAATATTGTCATTGTTATCCGGACCTGTAGGTTAGCTTTTCAAAGAGAGGTAGTAGCTGCGTCGATTGCTTCTTATATACAACGAAATCTCTATTTGAGCGCCGCTATAGAAGAAcaatagtaaaatacagcaccccctttaattgaatgccgcTTGAAGGAAGGAATACGTGTGCACATACTTGTGCAGCACTTGCAAAAAAGCTATCGGTTAGTATTTTCGTACCAGCATCCTTATTAGCACGCTTATTAATACGCTTTATACTTTACGCTTACTAGCATAACGTATCGATTATaagcatatttaaatataatattatgcgcaagctggcttcagacacggttcttattatagtaaagatttagggTAGCTTAAGCTACTCAAATTCATAAGGTAAAGACACTTAGCCAATGGAAACTACATTACCCGTCATggtttataagctgtgttaaaTCTTGAACAAATGTGCAGCATATACCCGTGCATTTAGCTAGTCGTAagtagaaagtgatcagtaggaaATTGTCTACAGAATGGTACtgataatgactcggttacattaataacaattaattttgtcATTGTTGCTGTGGTGGTTGCCATGGCTTTAGTGAGGGTGTGCCTGAGAAGATCGACTGTTACAATCATCACAACTAAACTCTAATTtgaagtcactaaggtctaaatctgatgcattgttttcagatttgttCATAATGTAGTTTATACCTTGATCTGAAAACTTTAAGATGCTTGGAAGACTGATGAAAACACTCTTCAGAAACATGCATGATGTAATAGCAGTCCGTTTTTTACTCTGCAGGTTGATAGTTTGTTCCTTGAAACATTGAAAGTAACATCATATAAATGGTTAATAGCTTTGTCCGTCTAATGTGTTTTACTCGGAGCGTTTCTTTTTTTGACAAAATTCTATACTTCAACGCATACAGGAAACGGCCAAGCAAAAATGCCAAGGCTGACGGAATTAATGTCTTTCTGGGTACAGGACATAATGTAGGCAGCATTAGTTTCACTTCGCCAAATCAAATGATAGCCAGAGTGCTCAATATCATT
This region includes:
- the LOC137406540 gene encoding monocarboxylate transporter 7-like isoform X2; the protein is MYIAGVVENKIGTRAVTAIGSAICSLSLLLSAFSIKVNYYLFCTTLGFMFGIGYGFMYTPPITLVMKWFPNYQTTMAAIVLLGPSTGGLVFNQIEDAYANPTNVKADQVTTLNVTDSDRYFEDEKILDRIPSLLMVIAGVSLAMQIIGITFLFPPPQNGEEENQNIKENHEKESLLSSEKKSIESDSNDDDEEPKKHLSTARRTINQAFGLEKSTKKVVKEIDTAPIHRTKFWDLTIRQSVVQRPFIIFWVLMLINCTSLNLITGLYKGYGLNKVVNDDRFLTLVGSTALLFTAPAKIAMGLLSDKLSNRLVTGLCFGFQALLYLTLFLPQAFANEAGRELLMFWTCLSFMGSASAFPLVLSGVAKVFGLENSTTLVGIMFSAETFAGLPSILISTFLLPRIGYIGVFVLCGIFSAAAAALTLLLDVKTSDGKYV
- the LOC137406540 gene encoding uncharacterized MFS-type transporter YhjX-like isoform X1 is translated as MRLVKGILSVLGGGILLSSLGMFFSWANFSPYAISYIRLYSSPSDLDYSSVLWIPGLIAVGFSLTMYIAGVVENKIGTRAVTAIGSAICSLSLLLSAFSIKVNYYLFCTTLGFMFGIGYGFMYTPPITLVMKWFPNYQTTMAAIVLLGPSTGGLVFNQIEDAYANPTNVKADQVTTLNVTDSDRYFEDEKILDRIPSLLMVIAGVSLAMQIIGITFLFPPPQNGEEENQNIKENHEKESLLSSEKKSIESDSNDDDEEPKKHLSTARRTINQAFGLEKSTKKVVKEIDTAPIHRTKFWDLTIRQSVVQRPFIIFWVLMLINCTSLNLITGLYKGYGLNKVVNDDRFLTLVGSTALLFTAPAKIAMGLLSDKLSNRLVTGLCFGFQALLYLTLFLPQAFANEAGRELLMFWTCLSFMGSASAFPLVLSGVAKVFGLENSTTLVGIMFSAETFAGLPSILISTFLLPRIGYIGVFVLCGIFSAAAAALTLLLDVKTSDGKYV